A single window of Anaerocolumna chitinilytica DNA harbors:
- a CDS encoding GNAT family N-acetyltransferase: MTNKEIMRIALQQSAIDSNCSIDDFRKTENIIVISEKNSDARRYLELPFYCDLTSYGSNIVASVSEELVDIVSEYINKFPVEHCLETPNLHVLMERLKDFQLNICFMAEYFLPDMDSIKPLACNYETKILEEGMFEEYYLPEWSNALCNDRKQLDKLAVGAYDRGKLIGLAGCSADCDTMWQIGVDVLPEYRQQGIASSLTSILASEVLDRNIVPFYCCAWSNIKSARNAVKSGFRPAWVQVTAKTNDFIANMNK, encoded by the coding sequence ATGACAAATAAAGAAATCATGAGGATTGCGCTGCAGCAATCCGCTATTGACAGCAATTGCAGCATAGATGATTTTAGAAAGACTGAGAATATAATAGTAATCTCTGAAAAAAATTCCGATGCCAGAAGGTATTTGGAGTTGCCATTTTACTGTGATTTGACATCCTATGGAAGTAACATAGTAGCCTCTGTTTCTGAGGAATTAGTAGATATAGTAAGTGAATATATAAACAAATTTCCTGTTGAGCATTGTCTTGAAACACCTAACTTACACGTATTAATGGAAAGGCTCAAAGATTTTCAACTAAATATCTGCTTTATGGCGGAATATTTCTTACCGGACATGGATTCTATTAAACCCTTAGCCTGTAATTATGAAACTAAGATTCTGGAAGAAGGAATGTTTGAAGAATATTATTTGCCGGAATGGAGTAATGCGTTATGTAACGACCGCAAGCAGTTAGACAAGTTGGCTGTTGGTGCATATGACCGTGGTAAACTAATCGGCCTTGCTGGGTGTTCTGCGGATTGCGATACGATGTGGCAGATAGGAGTCGATGTATTGCCTGAATACAGACAGCAAGGGATTGCTTCCAGTCTTACAAGTATACTTGCCAGTGAAGTACTAGACAGGAATATCGTACCGTTCTATTGCTGCGCCTGGTCCAATATTAAGTCAGCGAGAAATGCGGTTAAAAGCGGCTTCAGACCGGCGTGGGTCCAGGTTACCGCAAAAACAAATGATTTTATTGCAAATATGAACAAGTAG
- a CDS encoding MerR family transcriptional regulator, whose amino-acid sequence MKSVNEVSKLSGVSRRTLQYYDEIGLLPPSEVKESGYRYYDEESLRRLWSILFYKELGFSLHDIQLILENPKEMEKELLRQHKQVLMEKQAQLQKMIQSVDSILNDKFDILMLRDFEKNRIEILKKTYANEIRAFLESSFFLPLVKSGILQSRTSLIKNASNIMNLDFGKIINLCGDVIQKFREAMKDGPESLPAKEAVTVYRELLTMWVPCDDATFREIGQAYLTYKEGLDQKTPGLAEFVHEAILHIYP is encoded by the coding sequence TTGAAAAGCGTTAATGAAGTGAGTAAACTGTCCGGTGTTAGCCGCCGCACTTTACAATATTATGATGAAATCGGATTATTGCCGCCCAGTGAGGTGAAAGAATCGGGTTACCGCTATTATGACGAGGAGAGTTTGCGCCGCTTATGGAGCATTTTATTTTATAAGGAGCTCGGCTTTTCTCTTCATGACATTCAGTTAATTCTTGAAAATCCAAAGGAAATGGAAAAGGAGTTACTGCGGCAACACAAACAAGTTCTTATGGAAAAACAAGCTCAATTGCAGAAGATGATACAATCAGTTGATAGTATTTTAAATGATAAGTTTGATATTTTAATGCTTAGAGACTTTGAGAAAAATCGTATTGAAATATTAAAGAAAACCTACGCAAATGAAATCCGAGCTTTTTTAGAAAGTTCCTTTTTTCTTCCATTAGTGAAAAGCGGCATATTACAGAGCCGTACATCTCTTATTAAAAACGCCTCAAATATAATGAACCTGGATTTTGGCAAGATCATTAATCTCTGCGGGGATGTCATACAAAAGTTTCGTGAGGCCATGAAGGACGGCCCAGAGAGTTTACCTGCAAAAGAGGCGGTTACTGTTTATAGAGAATTATTGACCATGTGGGTTCCCTGTGATGATGCCACTTTTCGTGAAATCGGGCAGGCTTATTTGACATATAAAGAAGGTTTAGACCAAAAGACACCGGGACTTGCTGAATTTGTACATGAGGCTATTTTGCATATCTATCCATAA
- a CDS encoding MDR family MFS transporter — MSKNKKAPELEPIPKNIMNIAWILVLGAIMPLFDSTMVNIAIKHLSNDFSTGLDSIQWVITGYVLAMAISVPFVGWIVQRFNGKWLMIGANMLFLAASITSGLSWSIHSLIIFRIIQGISSGFIMTLVTTLCIEVAGSERVGRLMSTVGIPMVLGPILGPVIGAVIVQFLSWRYIFFVNVPIGILAIALMILKLPNFTPVNKKAKFDFIGILLLGASSAILIYGITKAAKNAAFNNSTTIGCIVAGVVLLAIYIIYAAIKKEHAILPLHLFKSKSFSAVMVGLFLAGIATNGPMLLLPLFFQNIKGFSVLNTGLILIPQGIGMLAARPLIGKLTDKFGARKVVLISLILAIAGTIPFVLFGKTSSLIVVCVVLLVRGIGIGGVTIPMMTDAYTGMVKQEIAQASVGTRLMQNIGGAFGSAVLATVVSFSIQGKVPTIPLMTTAYHDGFKVALVLSLVLFIPTIFLTNKKVEK; from the coding sequence ATGAGTAAAAATAAAAAGGCTCCGGAACTTGAGCCGATACCAAAGAACATTATGAACATTGCCTGGATTTTAGTGCTTGGAGCAATTATGCCATTATTTGATTCAACGATGGTCAACATTGCCATTAAGCATTTGAGTAATGATTTTAGTACCGGACTTGATTCAATTCAATGGGTAATAACAGGATATGTATTAGCTATGGCAATTTCAGTACCATTTGTAGGTTGGATAGTCCAACGATTCAATGGTAAATGGTTAATGATTGGTGCCAATATGTTATTCTTAGCTGCTTCGATTACTTCGGGACTTAGCTGGAGTATTCATTCACTGATTATTTTCCGAATTATTCAAGGTATCAGTTCCGGCTTTATTATGACATTGGTGACTACTTTGTGTATTGAAGTCGCCGGCAGCGAACGAGTAGGCCGGTTGATGTCAACCGTTGGTATCCCAATGGTATTGGGCCCAATCCTTGGACCGGTTATTGGAGCAGTAATTGTCCAATTCTTATCATGGCGTTACATTTTCTTTGTTAATGTACCAATTGGTATTCTTGCCATCGCTTTGATGATTTTAAAGTTACCTAACTTCACGCCGGTTAACAAGAAAGCAAAATTCGACTTTATTGGTATCCTATTATTAGGTGCCAGTTCAGCAATTTTGATCTATGGGATTACAAAAGCTGCGAAAAATGCTGCCTTCAATAACAGCACGACTATTGGCTGCATTGTTGCCGGAGTCGTACTTCTAGCAATTTATATCATATACGCTGCTATCAAAAAGGAACATGCAATTCTACCATTGCACTTATTTAAGTCCAAAAGTTTCAGTGCTGTAATGGTAGGCTTGTTTCTTGCAGGGATTGCCACCAACGGTCCAATGTTACTATTGCCTTTATTTTTCCAAAACATTAAGGGCTTCTCAGTACTGAATACTGGATTAATCTTGATTCCCCAAGGTATTGGGATGTTAGCTGCCCGCCCGTTGATTGGTAAGCTAACGGATAAATTCGGTGCTCGTAAGGTTGTCCTGATAAGTTTGATTTTAGCCATTGCTGGTACAATACCATTTGTCCTCTTTGGTAAGACATCTTCACTCATTGTTGTGTGCGTTGTCTTATTGGTTCGTGGTATAGGAATCGGTGGTGTCACCATTCCAATGATGACGGATGCATACACTGGCATGGTTAAACAAGAAATTGCGCAAGCAAGTGTCGGAACCAGACTCATGCAAAATATTGGTGGAGCATTTGGTTCAGCAGTGCTTGCAACGGTTGTCAGCTTTTCAATCCAAGGCAAAGTACCAACAATTCCGCTCATGACCACTGCTTATCACGATGGTTTCAAGGTAGCCTTAGTCCTTAGCTTGGTATTGTTTATTCCGACTATATTTTTGACGAACAAGAAAGTTGAGAAATAG
- a CDS encoding GNAT family N-acetyltransferase, with amino-acid sequence MDGKVASFCLIEDMGVRNISGREIKIGGPGCVGTLPEYRNKGIGLTMVKNVTQILKDEGYNYSYIHFTGVAPWYEKLGYKTSIKWNKNGVM; translated from the coding sequence ATAGATGGAAAAGTTGCGAGTTTCTGCCTTATTGAGGATATGGGTGTACGCAACATAAGTGGACGCGAAATTAAAATAGGAGGACCAGGTTGCGTTGGAACGCTTCCAGAATATCGTAATAAAGGAATTGGGTTGACAATGGTTAAGAATGTAACTCAGATTCTAAAAGATGAAGGATATAATTATAGTTATATTCACTTTACAGGTGTAGCACCATGGTATGAAAAACTTGGTTATAAGACTTCTATTAAATGGAATAAGAATGGAGTAATGTAG
- a CDS encoding VCBS repeat-containing protein has protein sequence MSQQIRKNDMLPYEEDLMKNRYLLTMQEGDVTGDGIPDKVYLYGSKTADTKSSFVDNISIVIEDGYSGKNSTITPDFNAGYNPRLFLGDFTADGVDDIKLSINSGGSGGYGYFYIYAYINNIPTEIFNFNQYNALFQYKVDYIDLYRVVVYNVNHDKLFVLDVSYKGDEYVSQYYDESGMLKMPIQGDVLGVNAIMPFIQNEEVNAYELLVYQRIIGPINSDTLGYIENVLSWDGKEFYSTRMSAVIPGLLLNPPVG, from the coding sequence ATGAGCCAACAGATTAGAAAAAATGATATGCTGCCATATGAAGAGGATTTAATGAAGAATAGATATCTTCTTACAATGCAAGAGGGAGATGTGACTGGTGATGGTATTCCTGATAAAGTATATTTATATGGCAGTAAAACAGCGGACACAAAATCAAGTTTTGTAGATAATATTTCAATCGTTATTGAGGATGGATATTCAGGTAAAAACAGCACCATTACTCCGGATTTTAATGCCGGATATAATCCCAGGTTATTTCTCGGTGATTTTACAGCAGATGGTGTGGATGATATTAAATTAAGTATAAATTCAGGCGGCAGCGGCGGTTATGGCTATTTTTATATCTATGCTTATATTAATAATATACCCACAGAAATTTTTAACTTTAATCAATATAATGCCTTGTTTCAGTATAAGGTGGATTACATTGATCTTTATAGGGTTGTGGTATACAATGTCAACCATGATAAACTATTTGTATTGGATGTAAGTTACAAAGGCGATGAATACGTATCACAGTATTATGATGAATCGGGTATGTTAAAAATGCCGATTCAAGGGGATGTTCTGGGTGTAAATGCGATAATGCCATTTATTCAGAACGAAGAAGTAAATGCCTATGAGCTTTTGGTATATCAACGGATCATTGGACCTATAAACAGTGATACCTTGGGGTATATCGAGAATGTACTCTCGTGGGATGGAAAAGAATTTTATTCTACACGGATGTCAGCCGTGATACCGGGCCTGCTTTTGAATCCACCGGTAGGATGA
- a CDS encoding secondary thiamine-phosphate synthase enzyme YjbQ, with protein MVDLQKITWMSRKPEQFHMITKEVHDIVEKSPVKNGLVLVVTAHTTTGIMVNEGLPCVETDISDTLTRIVPLEADYAHAHFLPSYGATGNNSTGHIKSLICGNHCVFPVVDGKIICGGAQDIYIVEFDGPQTRKVFVEVFGD; from the coding sequence ATGGTAGACCTGCAGAAAATTACCTGGATGAGCAGAAAACCGGAGCAGTTTCATATGATTACCAAAGAAGTTCATGATATCGTTGAAAAAAGCCCGGTAAAGAACGGATTGGTACTGGTTGTAACTGCTCATACCACCACAGGAATCATGGTAAATGAAGGGCTCCCCTGTGTAGAAACAGATATTTCAGATACCCTGACCCGAATTGTACCTTTGGAGGCAGATTATGCCCATGCCCATTTCCTTCCCAGTTATGGTGCCACAGGAAATAACTCTACCGGACATATAAAAAGTCTTATCTGTGGAAATCATTGCGTATTTCCGGTAGTAGACGGAAAGATTATCTGCGGTGGTGCCCAGGATATCTATATTGTAGAATTCGACGGGCCTCAGACCAGAAAAGTATTTGTGGAAGTGTTTGGTGATTAA
- a CDS encoding amidohydrolase family protein — MIIDMHIHPIYYKSICNNPEELEFRSRAFGVYKQSPYDYEEMFVEMEYGRVDKAALLPLDLTTTEGGCIVTNDQIAQLVSEHPERFIGFASVDPHRNDALEVLDYAFGTLKLKGLKLNPAKQHFYPMDDCMQPIYQKCLEYNKPVIFHAGLSWEPDCITEYAHPLKFEGVAVKYPNLRICLAHFAWPFVRETVMLMIKYPNVYTDTSVLYMDSPEESMMRLFTVDMGPLWTERALYNQIMFGSNGPRFRQFKLLRALDKVPMREYARENIYYKNALRFLGEEAAEW, encoded by the coding sequence ATGATTATTGATATGCATATACACCCCATCTATTACAAATCCATTTGTAATAACCCCGAGGAATTGGAGTTCCGTTCCAGAGCATTTGGTGTATACAAACAGTCTCCTTATGATTATGAAGAGATGTTTGTTGAAATGGAATACGGCAGGGTAGACAAAGCTGCTCTCCTGCCCTTAGACTTAACCACAACCGAAGGAGGCTGTATCGTAACCAATGACCAGATAGCACAACTGGTATCAGAGCATCCGGAGCGGTTTATTGGCTTTGCAAGTGTTGATCCCCACAGAAACGACGCACTTGAAGTGCTGGATTATGCCTTTGGCACTCTTAAGCTGAAAGGATTGAAACTAAATCCGGCAAAACAGCATTTTTACCCAATGGATGATTGTATGCAGCCAATATATCAAAAATGTCTGGAATATAATAAGCCTGTTATCTTCCATGCGGGGCTTAGTTGGGAGCCTGACTGCATAACGGAATATGCCCATCCCTTAAAGTTTGAAGGGGTTGCTGTGAAATATCCGAACCTCCGTATCTGTCTGGCTCATTTCGCCTGGCCCTTTGTACGGGAGACGGTTATGTTGATGATTAAATATCCTAATGTTTATACCGACACTTCCGTCTTATATATGGATTCACCGGAAGAATCCATGATGCGGCTGTTTACGGTTGATATGGGACCTTTATGGACAGAAAGGGCACTGTACAACCAGATTATGTTCGGTTCAAACGGCCCCCGATTCCGGCAGTTTAAATTACTTCGGGCCTTGGATAAAGTACCTATGAGGGAATATGCAAGAGAGAACATCTATTATAAGAATGCTTTGAGATTCTTAGGAGAGGAGGCGGCAGAATGGTAG
- the frlD gene encoding fructoselysine 6-kinase, which translates to MEKNMIKERIPDIKAIGVGFSCVDVYEKLNKFYPTGNGVDWGIHLKRLGVPVSILSVVGTDIYGEKMREALEKEGIDISHLHTAKGETCKMMMDLINGIDRVHLEAIDGVMLDFKLTEEDKEYIKNFQFMHTDLFGNVLNDLAEIRAAGVKVVMDFSTFCEDPQYNREENYKNVDYAFLSYDKEDEYIKSLLKKIRSFGAKIVTATLGENGSISYDGENFYRQGIVPVKVVNTVGAGDSYIAGFTYGIMMGWDIPACMEFGAKISAEVVTRFEPY; encoded by the coding sequence ATGGAAAAAAATATGATTAAGGAAAGAATCCCGGATATAAAAGCAATTGGTGTAGGTTTCTCCTGTGTTGATGTTTATGAAAAACTCAATAAATTCTATCCCACCGGAAACGGTGTGGATTGGGGCATTCACTTAAAACGTTTGGGAGTTCCCGTAAGTATCTTAAGTGTTGTAGGAACGGATATCTATGGGGAAAAGATGCGGGAAGCATTAGAAAAGGAAGGAATTGATATTTCCCACCTGCATACTGCTAAAGGTGAAACTTGTAAAATGATGATGGACTTAATCAATGGCATAGACCGGGTTCATTTAGAAGCAATTGACGGCGTTATGCTGGATTTTAAGCTTACAGAGGAAGATAAGGAATATATCAAGAATTTTCAGTTTATGCATACGGACCTTTTTGGAAATGTATTGAATGATCTTGCGGAGATTAGAGCTGCCGGCGTAAAAGTAGTAATGGATTTTTCTACTTTTTGTGAGGATCCTCAATATAACCGAGAAGAGAATTACAAAAATGTAGATTACGCATTTTTATCCTATGACAAAGAAGATGAATATATTAAGAGCCTCCTAAAGAAGATTCGTTCCTTCGGAGCAAAGATCGTTACTGCCACTTTAGGTGAAAATGGAAGCATTAGCTATGATGGTGAAAACTTTTACCGCCAGGGTATTGTGCCGGTAAAAGTCGTAAATACCGTTGGTGCAGGAGATTCCTATATAGCCGGTTTTACATACGGCATCATGATGGGATGGGATATTCCTGCCTGTATGGAATTTGGTGCAAAGATCAGTGCAGAGGTTGTAACAAGATTTGAACCATATTAA
- a CDS encoding PfkB family carbohydrate kinase — protein MGKYNVNVLGFGDNVVDKYEHLKTMYPGGNCVNFAVYANMFGAARSAYMGYFGNDKEAEHVINTLQEIGIEMIKCQQLDGENGCARATLIDGDRVFLGSNEGGIRGETPFILDQFDLEYIRQFDLVHSGNYCFMEKELYKIKKAGIFISYDFSDDSTDEYYREVAPDVDFAFCSFDGTEEETKERLKWIVSLGPKLACASRGADGCILFDGEQFYQQPAEPIEKVVDTMGAGDSLITSFLVGYLDRLKKGCSRDLAIRESLSEAARFAAKICCIDGAFGYGKKYD, from the coding sequence ATGGGTAAATATAATGTAAATGTATTAGGTTTCGGTGATAATGTCGTAGATAAATATGAACATTTAAAAACCATGTATCCGGGCGGAAATTGTGTGAATTTTGCTGTCTATGCAAATATGTTCGGAGCAGCCAGAAGCGCTTATATGGGGTACTTTGGAAATGATAAGGAAGCTGAACATGTAATAAATACACTTCAGGAGATTGGCATCGAAATGATAAAGTGTCAGCAGCTGGATGGGGAAAACGGATGTGCAAGAGCGACTTTAATAGATGGGGACAGAGTATTCTTAGGTTCCAATGAAGGTGGTATCCGCGGAGAAACTCCTTTTATTCTGGATCAGTTTGATTTGGAGTATATCAGGCAATTCGACCTGGTACATTCCGGTAATTACTGTTTTATGGAAAAAGAGCTGTATAAAATTAAGAAAGCAGGCATTTTTATTTCCTATGACTTTTCCGATGATTCTACGGACGAGTATTACAGGGAGGTCGCTCCTGATGTAGATTTTGCCTTTTGCTCCTTTGACGGAACCGAAGAAGAAACCAAGGAACGCTTAAAATGGATCGTTTCTCTTGGACCTAAGCTTGCCTGTGCTTCCAGAGGTGCTGACGGATGTATTTTATTTGACGGGGAGCAGTTCTATCAACAGCCGGCAGAACCAATCGAAAAGGTAGTGGATACTATGGGTGCCGGTGATTCCTTAATTACTTCCTTCCTGGTGGGCTACCTTGACCGCTTGAAAAAAGGCTGCAGCCGTGACTTAGCAATCAGGGAAAGCTTATCAGAAGCTGCCAGGTTTGCTGCAAAAATATGTTGTATCGACGGAGCGTTTGGCTATGGAAAAAAATATGATTAA
- a CDS encoding SIS domain-containing protein, whose protein sequence is MNARELVQQILKKHGEIKDIYFVACGGSLVDLYPGFYFIQAESETMHGAWYTSKEFVIAPPKHLGKNSLVFICSHGGNTKETVEAAHLGKNSGAAVITMTHNPNSACNDDSMIPVVYDWSDTVNEKDKPQGIVLRVLNELMKVQEPNYKLYDGIADGIEKIDGIVRAAVNKVKNRTWVFAEKYADEPFLYIMGSGASYSQAYGFSICSLQEMQWMDCCYLHSGEYFHGPFEVTDEDHLYILLMSKGPNRVMDERALTFLKKYAKKYEVIDAEELGIGAIDDSCVEYFNPILFYAMSVAYRTGLQDKRRHPLDMRRYMGVVEY, encoded by the coding sequence ATGAATGCAAGAGAATTAGTACAACAAATATTAAAAAAACATGGGGAAATCAAGGATATTTATTTTGTTGCCTGCGGCGGCTCTTTGGTCGATTTATATCCGGGTTTCTATTTTATACAAGCAGAATCAGAAACCATGCATGGAGCTTGGTATACCAGTAAAGAATTTGTGATTGCTCCGCCGAAACATCTGGGTAAAAACAGTCTTGTATTTATCTGTTCCCACGGCGGTAATACAAAGGAAACTGTAGAAGCAGCTCATCTGGGTAAAAACAGTGGGGCGGCTGTCATTACCATGACACACAATCCGAATTCAGCCTGCAATGATGATTCCATGATACCTGTAGTTTATGATTGGTCAGATACAGTGAATGAAAAGGATAAACCCCAGGGAATCGTACTTCGTGTCCTGAACGAACTCATGAAAGTACAGGAACCGAATTATAAATTATATGATGGGATTGCAGACGGCATTGAAAAAATTGACGGCATTGTACGCGCGGCAGTAAATAAGGTAAAGAACCGCACCTGGGTATTCGCGGAAAAATATGCGGACGAACCTTTCCTATATATTATGGGTTCCGGTGCTTCTTATTCCCAAGCTTACGGATTTTCTATCTGCTCCCTCCAGGAAATGCAGTGGATGGATTGCTGTTACCTGCATTCCGGAGAATACTTCCATGGACCCTTTGAAGTAACAGATGAAGATCATTTATATATCCTTCTGATGAGTAAAGGTCCGAACCGCGTCATGGATGAAAGAGCACTTACCTTCTTAAAGAAATATGCTAAGAAATATGAAGTGATAGATGCGGAAGAATTGGGTATCGGTGCAATAGATGATTCCTGCGTGGAATACTTTAACCCTATCCTCTTTTATGCGATGAGTGTTGCTTACCGCACCGGCCTGCAGGATAAACGCCGCCATCCTTTGGATATGAGACGCTATATGGGTGTAGTGGAATATTAA
- a CDS encoding YfcC family protein, with translation MTEKKRFKIALPHVYTLAFVLIVVFAIMTWILPSGQFQRQLIDTPAGEREVAISGTYKVIEKVSNDGADLRQGLLEILMAPTRGIQAAADVVAFILLIGGTFQILTKTNAMNMGIRRVIRKLQGKEVLLIPILMLLFGIGGTTFGMSEEVIPFYIMLIPIFFAMGYDSMTTFMVVFLGPQIGYAASTTNPFNVLIAQGVAGIQGNPQLIYRFIWWIIMMTISIIFVMRYASKVHKNPTSSITYKDDLLKKQEFAMDEENTEFSLRHKLVLGIFALGMGTIVFGILKYHWYMDEISAIFLIMGILMGIAGGLKEKEIAEEFVTGVKDLAFAAVVVGVCRGILVVAEGGMIIDTILNTLSNSLANIGSVAFTTVMYLVQSLLSILVPSSSALASLTMPIMAPLCDLQGVNPEASVTVMQFANQLTNMISPTAGMTVAGLAVCKITFGQWWKTIWKFFIVITILAMVFCAISAQL, from the coding sequence ATGACTGAAAAGAAAAGATTTAAAATCGCTTTGCCCCATGTTTATACCTTAGCATTTGTATTAATTGTTGTATTTGCAATAATGACTTGGATCTTACCAAGCGGACAGTTTCAAAGACAATTAATCGATACGCCGGCAGGCGAAAGGGAAGTAGCAATTTCCGGAACCTATAAAGTAATTGAAAAAGTGAGTAACGACGGAGCTGATCTGCGTCAGGGGTTGTTAGAAATTCTGATGGCACCTACCAGGGGGATTCAGGCAGCTGCCGATGTGGTAGCCTTTATTCTTTTAATTGGCGGAACCTTTCAGATTCTGACAAAGACCAATGCCATGAATATGGGAATCCGCAGAGTAATCAGAAAACTTCAGGGAAAAGAGGTATTGCTCATCCCGATATTGATGCTACTGTTTGGTATCGGCGGAACTACATTTGGCATGTCGGAAGAAGTCATTCCATTTTACATTATGCTCATTCCCATATTCTTTGCAATGGGTTATGATTCCATGACCACCTTTATGGTCGTATTTTTAGGACCCCAGATCGGTTATGCAGCTTCCACCACCAATCCCTTTAACGTACTTATTGCTCAGGGAGTTGCAGGAATTCAGGGAAATCCTCAGCTAATCTACCGCTTTATCTGGTGGATTATCATGATGACCATCTCCATTATCTTTGTTATGCGCTATGCATCAAAGGTCCATAAGAATCCGACCAGTTCCATTACCTACAAAGATGATCTGCTTAAGAAACAGGAATTTGCAATGGATGAAGAGAACACAGAATTTTCCCTCCGTCACAAATTAGTACTTGGCATTTTTGCTCTTGGCATGGGTACAATTGTGTTCGGCATCTTAAAATACCACTGGTACATGGATGAAATATCTGCCATATTCCTAATCATGGGTATCTTAATGGGTATTGCAGGCGGTCTGAAAGAAAAAGAAATAGCCGAAGAATTTGTAACTGGAGTCAAGGATCTGGCATTTGCTGCCGTAGTAGTTGGTGTCTGCCGTGGTATCTTAGTAGTTGCTGAAGGCGGAATGATTATTGATACCATATTAAACACTTTATCCAACAGCCTTGCCAATATCGGCAGCGTGGCATTTACAACAGTTATGTATCTGGTACAGTCCCTGCTTTCTATCCTGGTACCTTCCTCTTCTGCCCTAGCTTCCCTTACCATGCCTATTATGGCTCCGCTATGCGACTTACAGGGAGTTAATCCGGAAGCAAGTGTCACAGTTATGCAATTTGCAAATCAGCTGACGAATATGATCAGCCCCACCGCAGGTATGACCGTAGCCGGACTTGCAGTTTGTAAGATTACCTTTGGACAATGGTGGAAAACAATCTGGAAATTCTTTATCGTTATCACAATTTTAGCTATGGTATTCTGTGCAATTTCCGCACAGCTTTAA
- a CDS encoding sugar phosphate isomerase/epimerase family protein has translation MKLIDREQIAAMNIHYLYYSLEYFLDTQAALGVKTIELWPGAPHFFLDSMTYSDCREIRHKIESRGLTARIITPENCTYQYQFAAQVPEIYEKSFQYFKNGLKAGAELGCKIMAINSGWGYWNEDREEAWKRSANMLARLAEEAKKEGICLAMESLRPQESQLVTTLGNTKRMFDEINHPHLKVMIDTTAMGVAGETLEEWFDVFGEDIIHMHFIDGNPYGHLIWGDGNHDLESWLKVLDQRGYKGYLGQEITDFDYFEKPDSHDMRNMAAYEPFIR, from the coding sequence ATGAAACTAATTGACAGAGAACAGATAGCTGCCATGAATATTCATTATCTCTATTATTCTTTGGAATATTTTTTAGATACCCAGGCGGCATTAGGAGTAAAGACTATCGAATTATGGCCCGGAGCTCCCCACTTCTTTCTGGATTCCATGACCTATTCTGACTGCAGGGAAATAAGGCATAAAATTGAATCTCGCGGGCTTACGGCAAGAATCATCACGCCGGAGAACTGTACCTATCAATATCAGTTTGCAGCTCAAGTACCTGAAATCTATGAGAAAAGCTTTCAGTATTTTAAGAATGGATTAAAAGCAGGAGCAGAGCTTGGCTGCAAGATCATGGCAATCAATTCCGGTTGGGGGTATTGGAACGAGGACAGGGAGGAAGCCTGGAAACGTTCTGCCAATATGCTTGCGAGGCTGGCGGAAGAAGCTAAAAAAGAAGGCATCTGCCTTGCGATGGAATCTTTAAGGCCACAGGAGTCTCAACTGGTAACGACGCTTGGCAATACAAAAAGGATGTTCGATGAAATCAATCATCCTCATTTAAAAGTAATGATTGATACCACTGCAATGGGGGTTGCAGGAGAAACCTTGGAGGAATGGTTTGATGTTTTTGGAGAAGACATCATACATATGCATTTTATTGATGGAAATCCATATGGACATCTTATCTGGGGAGACGGAAATCATGATTTAGAGAGCTGGTTAAAAGTACTTGATCAGAGAGGGTATAAAGGTTACTTAGGACAGGAAATTACGGATTTTGATTATTTTGAAAAGCCGGATTCCCATGATATGCGAAATATGGCAGCTTATGAACCATTTATTAGATAA